Proteins encoded by one window of Aspergillus puulaauensis MK2 DNA, chromosome 4, nearly complete sequence:
- a CDS encoding uncharacterized protein (COG:S;~EggNog:ENOG410PZSI;~TransMembrane:1 (o150-173i)), which yields MSNDDADCASGSNSCTFTCPAGGTWYVCPSAPYFIGCCSSDPCSNTNSNNTSPCPDVYPATFDTAVFDRFAPNNCIGPSSENWFTCNFTDPPFVGCCASNPCAETEGCPKKDVRAAAWSSSRTDQFTLFQDVDRDKGDEDGGDDGLGGGAIAGIVVGCVAAVVIGLAVIWWVLRRRKSKKDAAAAGHGRTTSVVEGERQGMFNGEYTGYQHPQSPYQDSHFSSPGGTTVGPNAKYLSGSSTGISSLPSSPPMPSESGHAVSEIYSSNGDEQPPYNRGSAQHGLGVFAKPQTIPELDSTSKPPEVHELDGGNRQ from the exons ATGTCCAACGACGACGCCGACTGCGCTTCCGGCTCCAACTCCTGCACCTTCACCTGTCCCGCCGGCGGGACATGGTACGTGTGCCCCAGCGCCCCCTACTTCatcggctgctgctcgtccgACCCATGCAGCAataccaacagcaacaacacaTCGCCCTGTCCAGACGTATACCCGGCGACCTTCGACACGGCCGTCTTCGACCGCTTCGCGCCCAACAACTGTATCGGCCCCTCATCGGAGAACTGGTTCACGTGTAACTTCACAGACCCGCCGTTCGTGGGCTGCTGTGCGTCGAATCCGTGTGCGGAGACGGAGGGGTGTCCGAAGAAAGATGTGAGAGCAGCAGCGTGGTCGTCGTCGCGGACGGACCAGTTTACGCTGTTTCAGGATGTGGATCGGGATAagggggatgaggatggcggggatgatgGGCTTGGGGGAGGTGCGATTGCGGGGATTGTGGTTGGGTGTGTTGCGGCGGTGGTTATTGGGCTTGCGGTTATTTGGTGGGTTCtcaggaggaggaagagtaAGAAGGACGCTGCTGCGGCAGGACATGGGAGGACGACGAGTGTggttgagggagagaggCAGGGCATGTTTAATGGCGAATATACGGGATATCAGCATCCTCAATCGCCGTATCAAG ACTCGCACTTCTCAAGCCCCGGGGGAACAACTGTCGGTCCAAACGCAAAGTATCTCTCTGGCTCGTCGACAGGAATCAGCAGCttgccctcgtcgccgccgatGCCGTCCGAGTCTGGACATGCAGTGTCGGAGATCTACTCGAGTAACGGGGACGAGCAGCCTCCGTATAATCGGGGATCGGCTCAGCATGGACTGGGTGTGTTTGCGAAGCCACAGACAATTCCGGAGCTGGACAGCACGAGTAAACCACCAGAGGTGCATGAGTTGGATGGGGGGAATCGGCAGTGA